The Pyrus communis chromosome 2, drPyrComm1.1, whole genome shotgun sequence genome includes a window with the following:
- the LOC137726525 gene encoding soluble inorganic pyrophosphatase 6, chloroplastic-like, whose protein sequence is MATARVLTAANTSCFISKTTSFPTKLSPYSTTSLCFTRRRAASLSLSSSSRRPFNCTAIYNPEVQIKEEGQPETLDYRLFFVDRSGQKVSPWHDIPLQVGDGEFNFVVEIPKESSAKMEVATDEPHTPIKQDTKKGKLRYYPYNINWNYGLLPQTWEDPSLANNEVEGAFGDNDPVDVVEIGNSRRKIGEILKVKPLAALAMIDEGELDWKIVAISLDDPRASLVNDIDDVEKHFPGTLTAIRDWFRDYKIPDGKPANKFGLGNKAANKDYALKVITETNESWAKLVKGSIPAGDLSLA, encoded by the exons ATGGCCACCGCGAGAGTGCTGACCGCCGCCAATACTTCCTGCTTTATCTCCAAGACGACGTCGTTCCCCACGAAGCTGAGTCCCTACAGCACTACCAGCCTTTGCTTCACCAGAAGAAGAGCAGCGTCGCTGTCGTTGTCGTCTTCTTCCAGGAGGCCCTTCAATTGCACAGCTATCTACAATCCCGAGGTTCAGATCAAGGAGGAAGGCCAGCCCGAAACACTAGATTACCGCCTTTTCTTCGTCGACCGTTCCGGTCAAAAG GTTTCTCCTTGGCATGATATACCTTTGCAAGTGGGTGACGGTGAATTCAACTTTGTGGTTGAAATACCCAAAGAATCGAGTGCAAAGATGGAGGTTGCTACTGATGAGCCACACACCCCGATAAAGCAGGATACAAAGAAGGGAAAACTTCGTTACTATCC CTACAATATTAATTGGAATTATGGGTTGCTTCCACAAACATGGGAAGACCCATCTCTTGCTAACAatgaagttgaaggagcatttGGGGATAATGATCCAG TTGATGTTGTTGAGATAGGCAATAGTCGGAGAAAGATTGGTGAGATTCTCAAAGTAAAGCCATTGGCTGCTTTAGCTATGATCGATGAAGGGGAACTTGACTGGAAAATTGTTGCAATTTCATTGGATGATCCAAGGGCTTCTCTCGTTAATGACATTGATGATGTTGAGAAGCATTTCCCG GGGACTCTCACTGCAATAAGGGACTGGTTTAGAGACTACAAGATACCTGATGGAAAGCCTGCTAACAAGTTTGGCCTTGGCAACAAAGCAGCCAACAAG GATTATGCTCTTAAGGTCATAACCGAAACCAATGAATCGTGGGCAAAGCTTGTCAAGGGATCAATTCCTGCTGGAGACCTCTCACTTGCATAG
- the LOC137726896 gene encoding uncharacterized protein, whose amino-acid sequence MKVRVVCRKVCDYIRYDLKEIAFPSSLPDPPHIKKRRKLTWHERFLVLKEASRLYAASWVRDVGPELRPNDYKNEESEDRPGGAQRTAKGKEPSTLEDLAVAARGGMEMLKPALQRVYMTRASAYRDALQSFIHGYQEGIQQVMEKKAKDSKSQQESDKST is encoded by the exons ATGAAGGTCAGGGTGGTGTGTCGGAAAGTGTGTGATTACATTCGTTATGATCTGAAAGAGATTGCATTCCCATCTTCGCTGCCGGACCCTCCTCATATAAAGAAGCGTCGTAAGCTCACCTGGCATGAGCGGTTCTTG GTGTTGAAGGAGGCTTCTAGGCTTTATGCCGCCAGCTGGGTGCGGGATGTTGGTCCTGAACTGCGACCTAATGATTATAAGAATGAAGAGAGTGAAGATAGACCTGGTGGAGCACAAAGAACGGCTAAGGGGAAAGAACCCTCAACATTAGAGGATCTTG cTGTGGCTGCAAGAGGAGGAATGGAGATGCTAAAGCCTGCTCTACAGCGCGTGTACATGACAAGAGCTTCTGCATATCGGGATGCTCTTCAAAGTTTTATACATGGGTACCAAGAAGGCATCCAGCAGGTCATGGAGAAAAAGGCAAAAGATTCTAAATCTCAACAAGAAAGTGATAAATCTACTTAA